Proteins encoded in a region of the Euleptes europaea isolate rEulEur1 chromosome 3, rEulEur1.hap1, whole genome shotgun sequence genome:
- the YTHDF2 gene encoding YTH domain-containing family protein 2 — MSASSLLEQRPKGQGTKVQNGSVHQKDGLNDDDIEPYLSPQARPNNAYTAMSDSYLPSYYSPSIGFSYSLGEAAWSTGGDPPMPYLTSYGQLSNGEPHYLPDAMFGQPGALGSTPFLGQHGFNFFPSGIDFSAWGNNSSQGQSTQSSGYSSNYAYAPSSLGGAMIDGQSAFASETLNKAPGMNTIDQGMAALKLGSTDVANTVPKVVGSAVGSGSIASNIVASNSLPPATIAPPKPASWADIASKPAKQQPKLKTKNGIASSSLPPPPIKHNMDIGTWDNKGPVAKSPSQVLVQNIGQPPSQISPQPMGQAMSNSPPAVQPSAGQQPQPLPPPPPQPTQLPVQQQAPQPARWVAPRNRSNGFGQNGVDGSAVGQSQTTSGAVPSEPHPVLEKLRSINNYNPKDFDWNPKHGRVFIIKSYSEDDIHRSIKYNIWCSTEHGNKRLDAAYRSMNGKGPVYLLFSVNGSGHFCGVAEMKSAVDYNTCAGVWSQDKWKGRFDIRWIFVKDVPNSQLRHIRLENNENKPVTNSRDTQEVPLEKAKQVLKIIATYKHTTSIFDDFSHYEKRQEEEENVKKERQGRVK; from the coding sequence AATAATGCGTACACGGCAATGTCTGATTCCTACCTGCCAAGTTATTACAGTCCATCCATTGGATTCTCCTACTCCTTAGGTGAAGCTGCTTGGTCAACTGGGGGCGATCCACCCATGCCCTATTTAACATCTTATGGACAGCTAAGCAATGGGGAGCCTCACTATCTCCCAGATGCCATGTTTGGACAGCCAGGGGCCCTTGGCAGCACTCCATTTCTTGGACAGCATGGCTTTAACTTTTTTCCAAGTGGGATTGACTTCTCAGCTTGGGGCAATAACAGTTCTCAGGGGCAGTCCACTCAAAGCTCTGGATATAGCAGCAACTATGCTTATGCACCGAGCTCATTGGGCGGAGCCATGATCGATGGACAGTCTGCTTTTGCCAGTGAGACCCTGAATAAGGCTCCTGGAATGAATACCATTGACCAGGGGATGGCAGCGTTGAAGCTGGGCAGCACTGACGTTGCAAACACTGTCCCCAAAGTGGTTGGCTCTGCTGTTGGCAGCGGCTCTATTGCCAGCAATATTGTGGCTTCTAACAGTTTGCCCCCAGCGACCATCGCTCCTCCCAAGCCAGCCTCCTGGGCTGATATCGCCAGCAAACCCGCCAAACAGCAGCCCAAGCTGAAGACCAAGAATGGAATTGCAAGTTCAAGTCTTCCACCACCCCCAATAAAGCATAACATGGATATTGGGACTTGGGATAACAAAGGACCAGTGGCAAAATCTCCATCCCAGGTTTTAGTTCAGAATATCGGTCAGCCACCATCCCAGATATCCCCCCAACCGATGGGTCAGGCAATGAGTAACAGCCCACCCGCTGTGCAGCCTTCAGCAGGACAACAGCCACAACCACTGCCACCTCCACCACCCCAGCCAACTCAGCTGCCAGTGCAGCAGCAGGCGCCTCAGCCTGCCCGCTGGGTTGCCCCTCGTAACCGCAGCAACGGGTTTGGTCAAAATGGAGTGGATGGCAGTGCCGTTGGACAGTCTCAGACCACTTCTGGTGCTGTCCCTTCAGAGCCACACCCAGTCTTGGAGAAGTTGCGATCCATCAACAACTACAATCCGAAGGATTTTGACTGGAACCCAAAACATGGTCGGGTTTTCATCATCAAGAGTTACTCCGAGGACGATATCCACCGCTCCATTAAATATAACATCTGGTGCAGCACAGAGCATGGTAATAAAAGACTGGATGCTGCTTACCGCTCCATGAACGGGAAAGGTCCTGTTTACTTACTGTTCAGTGTCAATGGCAGTGGTCACTTCTGTGGAGTTGCAGAAATGAAATCTGCCGTGGACTACAACACGTGTGCAGGCGTATGGTCCCAGGACAAATGGAAGGGACGTTTTGACATCAGGTGGATTTTTGTGAAGGACGTTCCCAACAGCCAACTGCGGCACATCCGCCTAGAGAACAATGAGAATAAACCAGTGACCAACTCCAGGGACACTCAGGAGGTGCCTCTGGAAAAGGCTAAGCAGGTGCTGAAAATCATTGCTACCTACAAGCACACCACTTCAATTTTTGATGACTTCTCACACTATGAGAAacgccaggaggaggaggaaaatgtgAAAAAG